The following proteins are encoded in a genomic region of Triticum dicoccoides isolate Atlit2015 ecotype Zavitan chromosome 1B, WEW_v2.0, whole genome shotgun sequence:
- the LOC119311996 gene encoding protein FAR-RED IMPAIRED RESPONSE 1-like, with protein sequence MLKQYVPPSCSMNLFVKQYNKLQFDREQEEGFQEKRTRLSRAVLKVNTALEVHASKIYTRKMFEIFGGILYESRRYDVEEIIEKQKYIVTHQKAEHREKWFMCRFEVNVSDNLGYFSSICGLFEHMGMVCCHSLQVMVLLRLKQIPPRHILKRWSIHGRDNLPGHLKHYQQDMGQPDAPTSRHSAMYITALEVGNMGDRNPAAFEFMMSGLVELRTRGAEVCAFNDGLGVVEQQVSNNVVAGGPRSKYVDGKTTCSVRSVEGNRTNSRDATLVPVHPPMNQASDFPEAASRLMHNDEQELLAPERNNKRGRPTTSRDKAPYEKDIAKRSRFYSIYRGKGHKASTCPDRGDMPKKERKVATSGKCGVPGHRRTTCSKPLVSMMPGVPPSH encoded by the exons ATGTTGAAGCAGTATGTCCCCCCGTCATGCTCCATGAATCTTTTTGTCAAGCAATACAACAAGCTCCAATTCGATCGAGAACAGGAGGAAGGTTTCCAGGAGAAACGTACGAGATTG AGTCGTGCTGTGCTGAAGGTGAATACCGCTCTTGAAGTCCACGCGAGCAAGATATATACGAGGAAGATGTTTGAGATTTTTGGGGGCATACTGTATGAATCTAGAAGGTATGATGTCGAAGAAATCATAGAGAAGCAAAAGTACATAGTGACACACCAGAAAGCTGAGCACCGTGAGAAGTGGTTCATGTGCCGTTTTGAGGTTAACGTGTCGGATAACCTTGGTTATTTTTCGAGCATCTGCGGCCTGTTTGAGCACATGGGCATGGTTTGTTGTCACTCGTTGCAG GTGATGGTTTTGCTGCGTCTGAAGCAGATACCTCCGAGGCACATATTGAAAAGGTGGAGCATACACGGTAGAGACAACCTGCCGGGGCATCTGAAGCACTATCAAcaagacatgggtcagccggatgcGCCTACTTCCAGGCATTCTGCTATGTACATCACTGCCCTGGAGGTTGGAAATATGGGCGACAGGAACCCGGCTGCTTTTGAGTTTATGATGTCAGGCCTGGTTGAACTTAGAACAAGAGGCGCTGAGGTATGCGCGTTCAACGACGGACTGGGCGTCGTTGAGCAGCAGGTATCCAACAATGTAGTTGCTGGAGGTCCGAGGTCAAAGTATGTCGACGGCAAGACAACTTGCTCAGTAAGAAGTGTGGAAGGCAATCGCACCAATTCACGTGATGCCACGTTGGTGCCTGTGCATCCTCCAATGAATCAGGCCTCAGATTTCCCCGAAGCCGCGTCACGTCTAATGCACAATGATGAACAAGAATTGCTTGCACCAGAAAGAAACAACAAACGTGGCCGACCAACCACTAGCCGTGACAAAGCTCCTTATGAGAAGGACATCGCGAAAAGGTCTAGGTTCTATTCCATCTACAGGGGCAAAGGGCACAAAGCCAGTACTTGCCCTGATCGAGGTGACATgccaaaaaaggaaaggaaggtggcCACAAGCGGCAAATGCGGGGTTCCAGGCCACCGAAGGACGACTTGCAGCAAGCCACTCGTGTCGATGATGCCCGGAGTCCCTCCTTCACATTAG
- the LOC119349526 gene encoding uncharacterized protein LOC119349526 encodes MAAGGTADGGARCYSHNDRSYIRWRVELQPQRHGAATMAATRSYDADDAGAGQFFCWNGRQEVLQPWQQNVGTNSHDLQQMRNRLFKKLQPCTGKLQPHARELQAVYTGATTGGARRR; translated from the exons ATGGCGGCAGGGGGAACTGCGGACGGCGGGGCCCGGTGCTACAGCCACAACGACAGAAGCTACATCCGGTGGCGCGTGGAGCTGCAACCGCAGCGACATGGAGCTGCAACCATGGCGGCGACCAGGAGCTACGACGCCGACGATGCTGGAGCCGGCCAGTTTTTTTGCTGGAACGGGCGACAGGAGGTGCTACAACCGTGGCAGCAAAATGTTGGAACCAACAGCCATGACCTCCAGCAG ATGAGGAACCGGCTAtttaaaaagcttcaaccatgtaCTGGGAAGCTGCAACCGCATGCACGAGAGCTGCAAGCCGTCTACACCGGAGctacaaccggaggcgccagacgcCGGTGA